GTTCAACATTAACAaattagttataatattatgctatAGGCTGTGATATattcttatttataaatattgtattcGATATATTATTTAAGTTAATTCAAAATCATTGAAACTTCAGTTGGTCCTATCTTACATAACTtagtcatattttatgagaattgGCTATTCAATGAAAGTAGGGTATCTACGTTTTACGTGATACTATTTACCCTATTATTGGTAAGTAGATTTAGGTTGagctcaaataataaattaagtaaaacAAGGAACTGAGACCAACGTTGTATTCATCAAACCTTGTTATCGAATTCATTTACTTGCCTTATTTTTATGAAACCactgtattaaaaatattataaaaagaagAAGTAGAAATATTTAGTGCAATTAAAGTTATTATTGCCCGAGATATGGTGGCAATACTCTTTCATAAAACTggtagaaaaaataaatattgtgtaaAAGGTATGTTGTCTGTTAAAATttagaataataaacaaataatatttttaaaacgtagttttatttttattgtattattaccGATACAACCAAAACCGCATTTGTACacaatttaacaataagttatatttattaaaacggtAACTAAAATACATAGTACGTACTTTGATCTTCTTTTTCCATTGTGAGTGTTGTAAATAGGCTGAGGTCACAACCAGTCAGAaattaacacccgtattcacaaacattactatgaggcgcACAGGattacacacgaaccaatcacagaactctattcaacgctgtgagttcgATTTACTGATAAgaaagcatcatttgtgaatacgggcgttaaatatGCTTAAGGCGAAAAAACCCTATGGATTAGACAGGATCAATCGAATTGAATACGTACTTGGCGTAATTTATAAGTTATAATAACTTAACTACTTATACCTAGACGTAACTATAAAAATGTGACCAAGTCAGTTTTCCGACATTATAAATACGTATTGGCATTAAAATCCTAACAAACTTATTGTGAACTCAAAATGTATGAAATGGATATGGTGAATGTTATGTTTATCACAGATGATATTTTGATAGAACTCAATTTCATGGCTCTGAAAATGCTTTCATAATAAATTGGTCTACCATACATACTGGTAACAGGAACAGCCAATCACAGTATTTGACTTACTatgtcatattataataaataacgtgGTTAGTTCCAGTCACATTATGTTATacctatcttattaaaataacgaTTACAATAGGGATCTATTAACATTGGTTCACTATACTGAGAGTTTGAACttggacattttatttaatttaccttACACGAGTATAATGACATCCTTTTACCACATTTCATAACTTGagtatcaaaaataaataaatttattacttgTAACGAGtggtaattttaagtttttgtttttagttgtttttattattgcctgaactttacattattattattttacttacatgaCACCAAAATCCATTTGgctgttatagcctgaccagtgggtctagacaaagtgcactttttgatcgaatcgaaaatcgaatgcgtcaaaactccatacaaaaaaaggcttctcgaccacttttcgactggtttgcgattaaaatgtgcactttgtctagacccacaggaacataaaaaccctggcatagaggcgcgtcaattgcatttgatagtgcaacactgagtacagtcgtacctgtgttaaattaataggctaactttatgtattaggattcaggattacgggctaatttgatattttcataaattaacgaaaaaacattattataggtaacctggtttaaataaattaaatgaaaccatcaatcgagctagtaggatttattttattactcatcaataatcaaattcagaacttgaatattcaactgcaatgtttgctcatgaacgcttcaaactcggtacttttttcccaattccataaaattcaacacttagaaagtgacaaataattttaaaataggtagttgaaacaaaccacagctaattttcatagtggactgtactatgcgataaacatgtcagtcaatttgacaacctttgttggaaacattattcaatgaaaatattgtccgaatccttagtatttctcttcgacaaatactttaacacattgtgaaccactattctttcacgactataaaaatattttagcaattttattcacaaaatcaattgcgcacatttaaaataaagtttatttacactttgacagcaatagactgacatgcaaggtgacatgtcaatgaagttttcagataatgttgccattaaaagaaattagtaccattagttttccgcaacatggcgagggtttttatgttcctggtcgggctataaaacacttttttcatAGAAAATACTAAGACGTAACCCGCTACCAAATCAACTGCagtaaaatttcttaaaacgAACATTTAACTAAAAGGTACAGTTTAACCTTAAATTGTACAAAATGGTCCCGAAATGTAGGTTTATAGTGTACCCTATATCATAATGATGATAATTGCGGCTTTATACGCTAAGGGCCCGCCCGCTGGAGGTCATGACGCGTGGGCGTCCCGTGACCCGCGACGTGTGCTGCATGCCAGCGCGGTCActttgttttgttgttgttgctgACGTAGCCGTAGGAGTTGgcagctggaatgaaaaacgtAACTGTATTTTCGGTATTTTCATTTGGTTTACTGTACGGTTTTTTTAAAGACTTGAATAAACTGCTTGGTTGGACAATACTGGAACCATGAGATAGTGAATATAAAGCTCAAAGGAGTCTCGGACGGAGTCAATTCTGTTAAAAACGTAACACtaaatttcaaaaattttattgtattgaTATTGTTACTAACATAACTCTGTGTGGATCATAATGGTCTGAAAAAACgcatcatttattattattattatatagaAGAATATGTCcgaatattataaagaaaaaacacaaaaacattCACACTTCTTAAAATTGGCACACCCTTTAATAGCCTAAGGACATAGCGCTATAAGAATAAATAGTTTCCTTAACTTGACCTTACTTAAATGACATGTGTTACGAGTTGGGAAGTGACTTGAGTATGGAACCGTGTTCGACTAACTAAAGTTTTGAATGGTTTATAACCGAACGAATATGTAAAAGGAAAAAATGTCTCGTAGTTAATTATGTTAGCGCTTTACATTCTAAGCCTGCGGTCGTAGGGCAAATCCCATAAGAGGCAAACGATTGCATGATGAGCATACATTATGGGTCTTGTTTGTAAGTGAAGTATGTTTAAAGCCTATCATGCTGTCCTTCCTTTGGGGCCAAGAGGTCAATTCCaccaacaaataaaaaactagGTTGGACTAGAAACGATTTGGCAAGCGATTTCTTATCTGTTTATTCGTAGTATGAGAGTGacataaatgttaataatatttttacatataaatttgttttgctccACACATTACCCAGCCaaaagaataatttaatttagtagAGTTTACTAGACCGAATGTGGCAGAAATttttgcccccactgggaatcaaacctaggactaatttatttgcaaaataaGAGGCTTTTAAATACCTTTGAAATCTTCCTCGTAGTGACGGAGCATTTGCCACAAAATCTTCCCGGAGATCTCAGGGTCAGGCAAGGTGCCTCCATGGCGTAACCTCAACGCGCTCGCGTCGACATGCGCCAATAACGATTGTTTATTGCTCCCGTGGAAGTGTATGCGCGAGCGCAGCTTCTCGCGTAAGAAAGGCTTGAAGATCGCGAATAGCATATTGAAGATGTATGGTTGGTTGATGATGTGCACAGCTTTTAGACGGATCGGGACGCAGTCCTGGAAATAGTTTAAATATTGATTAAGGAAAGTAGGACGCGAGTTTGATCATTGTTTGATGTTTCTACGAGAATAGTCATCAGCAGGGCAGAATGAGCACTTAAGTATGTCTCTTTGATTGTTACAGTGAGATTATAAGCTAGGTTCCCAATTTTTACTGACTCTTAATTAGATAGTATAAACCCCAAGGACCATTGCACCTTTTAAAAAGGTATCATTATATTGAATTAAAACTACTGTCCAAACCAAACTAAGAGGTTTCATTTAATGTAGGTAAGAAGTAGGTAGCTACTTCAAGCACATAGGTATTTAAATGTGTCCAGACAAAACAAtttgaaacaaataattttaaaggcaTTCTTTTTGGGCTTCTTACAAGAAACGTTTCTACTGACAGTCGTAACGTGTGGTTTTGTGTCAGTAATTGCACTTAACTATAGTGTACGTCTTAATGACTGCCTGCCTGCGCTTTGTGGAGTCATGAGATGCTATCGCACAAAAATTTAAGAAATGAACAAGACGTGTAAAAATGGAGGTTTATACTGTAGCAAAATCTTAACATACTTAAATTTCCTTAAGTtcaatgctcgttttcaccatcaatctctaatttttaagtgacccctgtggtaacacataacaggaattttgtttttataggggtcacttaaaaaggATTGAtgcattgatggtgaaaacgggcttatgagacttaatttatttctcaTCAAGAATGATTACATTtcttttaatcatcatcattttagtcataggacttccactgctgaacatagccctcccgggcctcccccaatgatttccatatcgcccggttggatGCAGACCGTTTAGCGGCCAGCACATTGCATTACATTTCACtaagaaaatattatacaaTGTACGTAAGGAGATCACGTAAATGTTCTTGTGAACTCTTATTTGAGGTAAAAAGCAAAATTTTTTCAAAACATCAAACAACAGCACTTCAAAAACATGAAACTTAAAAATCTATATTACATCAAATGCTAGGTATGTAGACCTATATTATGTGACAccatttgtaggtaggtactacgtaGGTACTTAACAAGTGCGGTTCATTGGTAATCTTGGCACAATTTCATATGGATGACGCATGTGGATGCGTCCATTGAATAGCCGATGACCAATTATCGCCAATTTACATGGCCACTGGCCATTGATCTTAGGATTGCAATATGGCGGGGTCATAAACTTTATGGtataaaaaaacagatttttgcATTGAAAACACTAACATGTTATGTAAAATATAAgatcatttttagggttccgtacctcaaaaggaaaaaacggaacccttataggatcactttgttgtccgtccgtccgtctgtcaagaccctttttctcaggaacgcgtggaggtatgaagctgaaatttatatcaattactcaggtctactgtcccttgaagctgtgaaaaaatcaaacttctaagccaacgcaatcaaaagatacagccgtttatgccgcaaattttcgacacttgcaagggaatcaaaacctacagggtgcttcccgtgaactcagaatcttgaaatttagtacgaagcaacgtcttatagcatagataaaggaaaaattacgaaaaccataaatttttagttacatcacataatatatatttttttaataattttaaacttactacccatttcctcataaacgcgtagaggtattaaattgaaattcataccaaatactcaggtctataatacctttaagctgtaacaaaatcaaacttctatgtcaacgcaatcaaaagaaacagcaatttaagctgcatattttgaaactcgcaagtactcgcaagggaatcaaaacctaaagggtacttccagtcgacctagaatcttgaaatttggcatgaagcaacgttttatagcacacataaaggaaaaattccgaaaaccttaaatttttagttactaaatattaataaatataaacttatgaatttcattttgcaataaaaataccatagttatgactcgattgtcgtaatgaacgaactttgtaaaccttgcaggtttgtacggaaccctcggtgcgcgagtccgactcgcacttggccggtttttaactTGCACTAAACTTTTTCCTCGTCTTTGATCTTTCCTAATAAACACCATTAGCATTTTGGTAACGAATAAAGTAAATATTGGTCTAAATGTTGTTTTATGTATGACTTATGccagttttcatcatcaatctataatttttaaatgacccctatgaaaccaaaattcctgttaataaTGTTACCGTAgaggtcacataaaaattagggattgatggtgaaaacgggcattagtccccGTGTAAAAATCCACATCGTATACCCATCAATCTGCTGTTTTAAGAAAcagatatttttaaagaaacgaCCTGACGTTTTAACACACAGAACTACTTAAATTGCAGACCTAGACATGTAATGTAATATTACCTGTATCCAGTCAACGATCATCTTGGCAAAGGAAGGCGTGAACTGCATGACTTGCGAGAACGACAGCCCCTTCATATCCAGTATGGAGACGACCCCGTTGATCTGCGTGAGTGGTTCCACCATAGCCGCCTCCAAGCCTAGCTGGATCCCTCGGAAGACCTCCGTCAGGGATACGTCCCGCGGGTTCCAGTTGGCTGTAGAAGACACTGTTATTTACAACTGGCGTAATTTTAGATAAGAGAACATTAAAAGCTAAAACATGCATTTTATTTACAGTCTGATGTTCATTTGACTGTAATGTTGTGAAGTTGAATAAACTTTGATTTATTATTCTATGTAAATGATAGTCACTTCAGTTTTTATTGGATCAAAAACGAGCTCGTGTTTGCGAGAAGCTTGTTTTGACGCACATATTTTAAGCTCAGTTACCTACTAACAATTAACGCACACAACTACAATAAAAAGTCactataaaaatgaataaattagctataaaaatattaattactaccTGCTGCCTTAAATTTTTAACCCAGTACCTACAGAGACCCAAAATTGCCACTTTGTTCAAATTTTATGCCATGAATTCAAACTCTAATGGCAAGTTTTgtgcttttattatttaatctcAACATGTTATTTTGAATATAATTACTTACCCGATAATTATTATCAGTATAATTTCAGTAAGCAGATGAGGCGagataaaaatacgaaacatgacatgataaaattgtaaaatgagaaatgatttcatgattaaaattattgAGTACTAATTTGATTACGATCATTACTAAAACTACCTTACTTCTGAATTCAGAAGTGATCATGACATGTGACAAATAAGAAATGTAACTCAATAATAGGTATAcgtcgcgttgagacccgtgtctaaggctgtgttgcaccacctaactttgactgtaactataacgataaccggtgctttttatatggagtttgacagatttttgacgtttgtcaaagttacagtaagatggtgcaacccagtcttactattttagttgaaatggaacgcgaaaatttaaaatcttataaaaaatgATAACGTTATGTTAGTAAACCAATGGCCCATGAATGATCAAAAGACAAATAGTACCACCCGACTCAACGAGCATTAGCCTGCGGCCGTGCTGGTCCCTTGGCGAGAGAATTGACACGATGGAGTGGTCGAACGCAGCTCGGACTGACGTTGGTGTCAGGTCATAGCACTGGTCGGAGTGCGCGGTCCGGAATTTGTAGTATGCTTGTATCTGAAATTataaaaagattatttttaaaatatacagtgtgttaCTGCGGCTTTTTGCAACAATACAACGTAAGTAAGTCAGTCTTTTAGATGCAAGGTTGATAGAGTTGCAAGAGCGATATAATTGCAACGTAGATGCGCCTACCTA
This genomic interval from Ostrinia nubilalis chromosome 3, ilOstNubi1.1, whole genome shotgun sequence contains the following:
- the LOC135087671 gene encoding clavesin-1-like isoform X2; this encodes MELQFNEDGKPYVMWGKNIIQLENGPITDKQSKEKAEKELRETPEIVAAAIEELRKLLRGETGLVIPIDNNEFLMKFLRPCKFYAESAYKRIQAYYKFRTAHSDQCYDLTPTSVRAAFDHSIVSILSPRDQHGRRLMLVESANWNPRDVSLTEVFRGIQLGLEAAMVEPLTQINGVVSILDMKGLSFSQVMQFTPSFAKMIVDWIQDCVPIRLKAVHIINQPYIFNMLFAIFKPFLREKLRSRIHFHGSNKQSLLAHVDASALRLRHGGTLPDPEISGKILWQMLRHYEEDFKAANSYGYVSNNNKTK
- the LOC135087671 gene encoding clavesin-1-like isoform X1 produces the protein MELQFNEDGKPYVMWGKNIIQLENGPITDKQSKEKAEKELRETPEIVAAAIEELRKLLRGETGLVIPIDNNEFLMKFLRPCKFYAESAYKRIQAYYKFRTAHSDQCYDLTPTSVRAAFDHSIVSILSPRDQHGRRLMLVESGANWNPRDVSLTEVFRGIQLGLEAAMVEPLTQINGVVSILDMKGLSFSQVMQFTPSFAKMIVDWIQDCVPIRLKAVHIINQPYIFNMLFAIFKPFLREKLRSRIHFHGSNKQSLLAHVDASALRLRHGGTLPDPEISGKILWQMLRHYEEDFKAANSYGYVSNNNKTK